In Betaproteobacteria bacterium, the genomic stretch GTGCCAGTACAGCCAGTGGATGGCGAAGGCCGGATGCTTATCTGCCTTGATGCGCGAGATCCAGCGCGAGACGAAGATGCCTGCCGCCATGCAGACGGCGAACGAGGTCTTGCTGCCGGACATATAGCCAACGAAAAACATGAACAGGATCGGCGCGGCGACATCGACATCCCAGAAGCCGATCTTCCATTGATCATCGAGACGCCGCGGGATGTAGGTGTCGGCTTGCATATCGGGCTCCTGGGGTCGATGCCAGCGTTTCAGATCACCGCGCCCATGATCGCGCCGGCGATCACCAGGCCCACGGCGGCAAAGATGGCCAGCCCGATGTAGAACAAGACCGGGCCGAAATTGCGCAGAGCCGATAGCGAGATGAGGGCGACGACGAAGCCGACGAAGCCGACCAGGGCCTTGATCCCCGGGCCAAGTGCGGCGATCTGGGTCAGGGCTGAAGTGAGCGGCCCGGTGATGCCGGTGAATGCCACCAGATCCAGGGCGTAACCGGGAAAGGCAGCGCCGAGACCGACGACGATCGTCGCCAGTAGCACGGTAAGGTTCATCGGCTTACGGGCGGCAAGGTGAGGGAAAGAAACAGGGGCTGTAGCGTTCATGAGAACCTCCGAACAAAAGTGGAATGACGAATAGGGGGTAGGAAGGCGGGTGGGCACATAAACATGCCGGTGGGTGAGAGCGCATGCGCTCGGCGGGTAATGGATTTGAATGTCAGCCGGCGGAAGCCGCGATGTCACGGCCGTTCCTTGTCGCGCAGATCAAAGACCAACTCGACCCGCCGGTTCTGCGTGCGGCCGGCCAGAGTGTCGTTCGCGGCAATGAAGCAGCACGCACCGCGGGCCTTGACGCTGAGTGTGGGTGTCAGCCTCGGGTGGGTGCTGAGCAGGTGGTCGCGAACCGCCAGCGCGCGGGCGAGGGCCAGCGATTCATTGAAGGCCAGCGGCCCGGTGTTGTCCGTACGGCCGACGATCATGATCTGGCGTGCCGAAAGCAGGGTGCTCATTGCCCCATTCAGGCTGGAACGGGCAGCGGGGCTTAGCTTTGCGCTGCCGAGGTCGAACTGGACAATGATCGTCCGCGAAGTGTCGATCTTGGGTGTTGGGAGCGGGGTGATAGCTTCAGAGGGGATGGACTGGGCTGACGAGGAGGGTGCTGCGCCGTTGATCGTCCGAACTGAGGAATCCGTTGCGAGGGTCTTCGGTGTACGGGTCGGGCAGGCTGGCGGTACGCAGTGTCCGAAAGCGGCTTGGCGGCCAAAATCGAGTTGCGCTAGTTGCCTGGGGGCAGCGTCACCCGTGTTCTTTGGGTGATCCTGTGGCGCCGAGTTATGGAACAGGCTGCACGATGCAGCCAAGAAGGTGCAACAGCCAAAGAGGACGAGCCTGCGGTAGTTCAGAAGGGCGGCTTTCATGGCGCCACCCTTACCGACATCAGGGCGAATGTTTCGCTTTGGGGCGTCTGTTTGCCCCTCTCTGTTACCCCGGTGAGTTGTCTACTATGTTGCGCGGGCAACTGGCGATATACCCGCCAGGCGTATTGGGCTCGAGCCTTTGTGCAGGCTTCGCCATTGAGCTGTGAGCAGGCAGCATTGTAGGCACCGACCGTATCCCATGTCGCACCCTGCCGGGAGAACAGGTCAGACAACAACCAGGCGCCGACCTGAATGTTGGTGCAGGGCTCGAAGAGATCCTTTTCCCGGATGCCGTGGCGTGACAGGGCTAAAAGATGGCCGCTGTTGATCTGCATGAGACCGATGTCGTAGGACCCGGTGCGCTGGAGGTGCGAGCGGTTGACGGCCTTCGGATTCAGATTCGATTCGACCCGGGCGATGGCATAGAGTAGGTCGGCCGAGATGCCGTAGCGCTGGGCGGCTTCCTCCCAGCAGGCCCACGCCCAGGTGGGCGCGGTCGCCAGGACGGCCAGGGCAGCCAGACCAGCAAAGTACAGCGGCAGACGCATGAGTCACCTCTCCAACGAAACCGGAACGACCCGCCGGGTAGGCGGGCAGCGAGGGTCTGGGCCGTCGGCGCTGCGCGGACGGTCAGGGTCGGGTTCGGGTCGGTCTGGCGTTAGCCAGGCAGGGTGACGGTGAGCGAGCGGGTCAGAAGCGGGTGCATGCCAGTCAGGGGGCGTCGTAAGCCTCAGCCGGGCGGCGCATCTCCCCCGGGAAGGGAACGTTCGGCCATGTTGCGGCGGGCCTGCCGCAGGATGCCTGCGCCCGAGCCATCCTCTGCCCGGCACAGGGCGACGCAGGCCGTGGTCAATTGGTCGAGTTGGAACTTGGGGTTGGGGTGCCGGTTAGCGGGAGAACGTTGCAGGTCCAACAGCAACTGGTACTGGTGCCGCCACATCGATTCGCGGCGGCGCGGTGTTTCGGGCGAGCGAAGAACAAGTTCGGTCCCGAGATACCGGAAAATGCGACAGGGGGCGTCCTGATGCGTGAAGACCAGCGAGACGCTGGCGCTGATAAGATCGGGAAAGCGGAAGGTTGGCGAAACGTTGTCTTCGCTACGCAGCAGGCGGTAAAGCCAGTCGTGCTCCTCGAGCCACAGGCGAGTCTCGATGACATGGTGAGCTTTACCCTCCTCCGATGGAGGTGAGAGGTGATGCTGACGAGTCGCTGATGTGGCGGTTAACATGCGGCTTTCCCCAGTTCTGTGGCGGCGTATTGCCCTTGCGAGCACATGACTGGAGGATAGGCAGCCGAGGTTGTGGTGTCTCGTGGGAATGGCGGACTTGAGAGGGGGATTTCGATATTAGCGGAAATATGCCGCTAGAAACATTCCCCATTGCATGACACATAGGATCGGATTGATTGGCAACTGTGCATTACCCAGAGGACCTTTGACAAGGCGGGTCTGGCGACGGCACCTCTGCCTTATGCAAAGCTTTTTTTCCGTACGACTCCTTGGGTGAGTTCGTTAGATCAGGAAGATGACGTTTGAGGCAGATTTCGACCGAGCGGCGGGTAACCGATTCATTGCTGACCTGCCGCTCAGCCAAGAATCGCGTTGAACAGTCGCGCCGCGATCTCACGAATTCACTCCCGGCCATTGCTGCCTCTAAGACTTTTGGAATGCGGTCGAATGCCCCCTCATCGATGCCGTTCACACTCTTCGATGGCGGCCAGAGCACGCCGCTGAGAAATCTTAAATAAAATTTCACACGTGTTGATTTTTTCCGCCTACAATGCAGGTCTTAAAAATCAACATTCTAAATTTATGTTTCAGCAAACACCCATTGTCATCAATGAAGATTTTTCGGTCCATCAGGAGCTACACTCGCTCGGGCTGACGGTGGATATTGTCACGTCCATAGCTCGGAAAGCTGCGGCAGCCAAGGCCGAAGCTCTAGAGATCGACCCTTCGAGCACGCCGGGCACTCTGGCCTATATCAATGGCGTCCGGGCTATCCGCATGGATCTTTTGCCTCTGGGCTGGCGGCTAAGCCGCACCGGCAACGTGGAGGCGACCGTCAACGACAAGCTCGGGATCCAGATCTGCTTTCAGAACGTCGACATCGCCTGCACAGAACAGAACCCTCAGGCTATCTCGGGGAAGGGGGCTGGGTCGCGCAAGCTTATCCAGAACGGCCAGGCCGAGCTCTTCGATCGAGACGCCCCGGAGGCAGTGGACGCTATTGGCTGCGCGCCGACCGTGTGGGCTGTCTGCGTGAGCGCGGATTCCAAGAGGTTGCGGGCCGAGGTCTGCCCTGAAGCCTTCGAGGGCAACCAGTTCGAGGGCTTCAGCAAACGTATCTGGGTCGTTGACGAGGATCTGGAACCCACGCCCGGCAACATCGGTCAGCCCGACGATGGCAGCGGTCCCGTGGAGCATGAGGTGCGAATAGCAAAGAAGTGAAGATGAAGATGAAGAACGAAGCAGCGTATGTTTAACGGGAGCAGGCTTACGCTAGCTCGAAAGCGCAGACAGCTCACAAAGAAGGAACTGGCAGAGAAGGCACACCTGACGGCTCTGACGCTCACGCGCTTAGAGGCAGGCGATACCCCAGAACCGGGCAGTGATACCGTGCGTGCGCTGGCCCACGCCTTGAATTATCCGACGGAATTCTTCTATCTCAGCGACAGCGAAGCGCTGGTGCCGAGGCAGTGAGCTTTCGTAGCTTGTCGTCGCTCACGGCTCGCCAGCGCGACGCGGCTCTGGCAGCAGGCGATCTGGCGTTTGAGTTGCATGGTTGGGTGGCCGAGAGATTCGAGCTTCCCGCAGCGCAGCTGCTTGACCTGCGTGACGAAGATCCCATTGCGGCTGCCGAGGCTCTGCGCAGCCATTGGGGCATGGGAACCAAGCCGATCGAGCACATGATTAAGCTGCTGGAGTCCAAGGGGGTCCGGGTCTTCTCGTTGGCCGAGCAGCACAAGCATGTCGATGCATTTTCCTGCTGGCGAGGTAACACCCCCTACATCTTCTTGAACACCTTCAAATCAGCGGAGCGCAGCCGTTTTGATGCGGCCCACGAACTGGCCCACCTGGTCCTGCACATCCACGGCATGACAAGTGGTGGTCGGGATATCGAACGCGAGGCCGATATGTTCGCCTCGGCGTTCCTGATCAACCGGGGCGACCTGATTGGTCACATGGGCCGGGTCAACTCCCTAGCTCGGCTGGTATCAGCCAAAAAGCGGTGGGGCGTCTCGGTGTCGGCTCTGGCACGCACGGCGTTCGACGCCGGTCTGATCTCGGACTGGCACTACCGCGAGCTGTGCAAGCAGATGAGCCACTTGGGATATCGAACAACCGAACCTCAAGGTCTTGCGCGTGAGAAGTCCACACTCTGGCGCATGGTCTTTGACGAACTCTGGAAGGACGGCATTACCAGGGACCGCATCGCGGCTGAGTTGCACATACCGCTGGATGAGATCGAGTCATTGGTGGGCGAGCTGGTCACTCAGCCACCGCCACCACCCATGCCGGGCGACAAGAGGCCGGTACTGAAAATCGTGTCCTAAGGCGTGCCTCCGCGGGCCAGAGAAGTGGTGGCCGGGGCGAACGCTGAAATCAACATGCAATGGATGGACGCGTGCCGGGGTAAAAGCCTTGTAGTTCAAAGCAATGACTGCTGAGGCTATTGGCCGTCCAGATTGTCGGCTGGGAACTGGCGAAGGAAGTCCCGGCTGTCGGCCGCCGGTGCTTGCAGCCAGGCGTCTTAGTCATTCTCGTTGAGGATGACTACCATCCTCTTCTCGTCCTCAGGCTTGTGGTACTGCCGCATGAACGGGTGGTCATCGGCATTGATAGTCAGCATCGTGTATCTGTTTGTTTAGCGGCTGCCAACGATGCCTGTTGCATACAGTATTGCCTCTTGCCTAAGACTGTATAAAACTACAGTATTGAACAAAAGGAGCCCGCCATGATTCGCGTCGTCTGCCCTAGCTGCCACAGCCCGCTTTCCCGCGCCGAGCTTGAGCAGGCCACTATCAACGGGCACCTGAGCATGGTCTGCCCAGAGTGCTCAATGGTTTTATTGACTGAGCCGGTCGATGAGCATCTCATCCAGCACCCAGAAGAGGCGCCAGCGCATGCTTGAGTCCGCTGCCCTGTTCGGGCCGGGTATCGTCGTTCCAATGCCTCATGCACCACGGCTTGCATTGCCGCTCGACACCGTAAAGATCTCAGCTGGATTCCCGTCGCCAGCCGCCGACTACGAGGATAAACGCCTCGACATCAATGACTACCTGGTTCGTAATCCGGTGTCGACGTTCTTCTTTCCGGTTGAGGGCGACTCGATGCAGGGGGCCGAGATATTCGATGGCGACATCCTGGTCGTGGATAAAAGCATCCGGCCACGGCACGGCCTGGTCGTGGTGGCCTTCGTCAATGGCGAGCGACTGGTGAAGCGCCTCTACCGGCGTGCCGGTCGGGTGGCGCTCATCGCCGAAAATCCGAGCTACCCGGCCCTTGAGATTCACGAGGGCATGGAGCTCGAGGTGTGGGGTGTCGTCGTCGGCAAATTCAAACGGTTCGTCACCTAACGCTGTGAGCCCTGACCGTCCCGTATTTGCCCTAGTTGATTGCAACAACTTTTACGCCAGCTGCGAGAAGCTATTTGACCCCAGGCTCAAGACCCGTCCGGTCGTGGTCCTCTCAAATAACGACTACATGCAAGTTATCTATTAAAAGTCATGTAATGCAAGTTCGGATATTATGGACAACATTGCGGAAAGGAGATGCCATGCTTGTCAGCACCGAGGGTTTAGAGTTTGGTTTTGAGCTGATGTATATGGGGAAGTGACAGA encodes the following:
- a CDS encoding lytic transglycosylase domain-containing protein; protein product: MRLPLYFAGLAALAVLATAPTWAWACWEEAAQRYGISADLLYAIARVESNLNPKAVNRSHLQRTGSYDIGLMQINSGHLLALSRHGIREKDLFEPCTNIQVGAWLLSDLFSRQGATWDTVGAYNAACSQLNGEACTKARAQYAWRVYRQLPAQHSRQLTGVTERGKQTPQSETFALMSVRVAP
- the umuD gene encoding translesion error-prone DNA polymerase V autoproteolytic subunit, producing MLESAALFGPGIVVPMPHAPRLALPLDTVKISAGFPSPAADYEDKRLDINDYLVRNPVSTFFFPVEGDSMQGAEIFDGDILVVDKSIRPRHGLVVVAFVNGERLVKRLYRRAGRVALIAENPSYPALEIHEGMELEVWGVVVGKFKRFVT
- a CDS encoding OmpA family protein: MKAALLNYRRLVLFGCCTFLAASCSLFHNSAPQDHPKNTGDAAPRQLAQLDFGRQAAFGHCVPPACPTRTPKTLATDSSVRTINGAAPSSSAQSIPSEAITPLPTPKIDTSRTIIVQFDLGSAKLSPAARSSLNGAMSTLLSARQIMIVGRTDNTGPLAFNESLALARALAVRDHLLSTHPRLTPTLSVKARGACCFIAANDTLAGRTQNRRVELVFDLRDKERP
- the traL gene encoding type IV conjugative transfer system protein TraL, yielding MQADTYIPRRLDDQWKIGFWDVDVAAPILFMFFVGYMSGSKTSFAVCMAAGIFVSRWISRIKADKHPAFAIHWLYWHLPASPLTTMRATPPSHIRRMVG